TCATGAAGAAAAAATTCGTCTTGAATATGTCCCAATAAATTAGCAGACAGCAGACATATTCACAAAACTGCTGTCAGACGCCAAGTTTTTTATTTCTGAAGTAttcttggattaattgatttttcttaatctctttaacatttttatatgtttattcaTTTCCAGGATTAAGTTCCAAGATTAAATGCAAAAAATAATAAACGGAaaacataaaaagaaaaaaacaagcaataaacataataaaatttattaataatattgaGATTTTACATTGCCTATTTCCCAATCCACGGTCTCCTGGAGAGACGGTATTTAACGTAGATTTGAACATATCGATCATCCCTTAAATTGGAAATGATTTATGCCACGATGCCACGCTATTATGTATTTTAACGTGGATTTTAACTAAACACCATCCCTTAAATTGGAGTTGACATATGCCACGTACGATACCATGTGATGTTGCAGAAATGAAAAATGTGATCACTAATAAAAAACCAACTACGATACTGAGAGCAATTTAATGAACAAGAAGTTAGAAAAAGTCAAAAGCAATTCcatttttcttcacatgcaCCACAAATCATATCAATGCAAGTTGCTGCGTCGACCGGATAATCTGTAACTGAAGACAAAAAAGGATGAGATATAAATATTTGATGTTAACCAATTAGCCAAAATATTTGCAGTAATCCAAGAGTGGAATAACCATGTGTTACAAAGCTTGTTATTGCCCAATAATTTTTTCAAGTAATGCTGCAGCCACATAAAGATAGATCATATATTACCTGATATAACATCTGCTGTATGTGGCTGACTGATTTCCCCACTTGTCGACATTCCAAACTAAACATAGTAGCAGCAACAGCCAATCAACAGTCATATAAATCGGCAGGCGTCTCAATGTTGAAACAACTTCTGAAAACAAAATACCACAAACACTAGATGTGTCTCATCACTTGTAGCATTGACAAAGCTTGCCACGTCTACTAACTTGGGAGAACGCGTTGAAATGCCTAGAATCAAAattgcaagaaccattcaaagAAATAACTTGTGCATGATTGAAATGAACAATGCAAATGAATCAGTAACATTACCTACTATCCTTGAATTGGCTGGTAAATGTCGTATCAAGGGTTCCTCAATAACACGCATCAATGTTTCATGGGTGTCACTCGTATGTATACGAGACTTTTCCAGTAACTCCATTACATCAATTCCACAAAGTGTAAGAACTAATTATCTCAAAATAGGAAGGGAAATAAGAAATGCAATTCACATATTTTAGAGGATTACGTGACAAGTAAACTAGATGGTAAGATTAAAAAAACAGTTCTTGGTTTCTGTCagaatatatttactaaattgGCTTACACATGAGACCACTGAAGCGGGCTAAAGTTCTTGGAATACGAACATGAGGTTTAACCACAAACAGCGATCCATTTGCGATTTTCACATAAATAGCCCCAACCAATCCGTACTTATTAAGTGGGCTATCTAGAATTGCTTTTAACACCTGTATATCAAGTTTGAAGGTAATCAATCATAATTTGAATATAGTTATTTTTCCAGTAACTCATTTTTCTACTACATAGAATGAGATATAGATTAGCAGACAAGTAAATTTGAGGATAAATATGAGTTTTTATGCATATCGAGAAAACATAATATAGCATCATCAAGAAGAATAGATGGAAAAGAGACATAATTTCCCTCACCAGTAAACACTACAGCTTTGACGCATATATATATAAGCTGACAAGAAGAATTCATTATAAGTATACCATCAGTTACGAAATAGAAGCATCTTTCTTTTGGCAGGCTAATTTAGTCTGACAGGTGTTGCAGCATCAGCATGCAGCTTATTAATAACTTAAGAGGACACCTATCAGTTTAGCTTACACTTGAAAGTCAGATTGACACATCTCACAACTCTATTTTTACAACGAAATCGTATCATCATCAACACTTTTAATCTTTTTTCAAGTAGATGAAAGTACAGTGTTTATAATATGAAGTTGTACTTCTCACGTTCAAACATGTTATGATAATGATTGATACACATTAGGTCTGCCAAATCATTCAAAGATATTTACATCTTAGAAACTTAATTTGAAACTTGTTATGATATTGATTAGCATTATAAGGTATGCTAAATCATTTAAAGGTATTTGCATCTTCAAACATGCTATTCATCAGGACCTTCAGCtatcaacaaacatgtagaATACTAGAAATACAAAACAGGAGAGTTGGCTTCAggtatcaacaaacatgtagaTTACTAGAAATACTAAACAGGAGAGTTGGCTTCAGGTAAAGGGTGGGCGGAATAGAGACAAACCACGTGCACTGTCTGGGACATGTACTCATCAGGATTTTTGTTCTGCCGTCGAAGAGCTGCTTCATCATCAATCCCATTTGTCACTACCCATTTCTTAGTAATACAGAAAATCCCAAGCACTTTTGAAGTTACATATGCTTTTAGCATTGATATGTATTAGATAGATAtgtcatatatataaataatattgacATACCTTCCTAATGAAAGCCTTTTTTATGCCAGCATTGTCAAGAATGAAGGAAACCTTGGGTTTCTGACTAACGAACTCAACAGGGATTTGAGGTGTGAGGGGCCCTCTCTCTTCGTCATGTGATGCTTCCTCTCGTTGTCTCTTCTTTGAGCAAGGTCTCAAACCTTCCATCTTTCCAAGTTTTTGTTGATATAATTGGTAACCTTCCCCAACCTGGAGCTTGAAAGTATGAAAAAAAAGAATAATCAGAGAATACTCAAATGCTAAACACATCAGACTTATGTATAGCTATGTCACACGAcctaaatatttattaaattatatatatattcatgtaATATTGTAATTTTAGTCCTATAAGTTGATCTGTTTTGAGTTGTAATTATGTAACTTTGCCAAAGTTTAGTTTTCGTTCACTAACTTGGATTTTCTTTGTTTTGGTCTGTCTTATTTTAGACCCAAAACTACAAAATCTATCTAATACGTTTATTTGACACCGATTCTATCCTACAGAGCACATTTATGGAGAATAAAAATTAC
This window of the Primulina tabacum isolate GXHZ01 chromosome 4, ASM2559414v2, whole genome shotgun sequence genome carries:
- the LOC142543175 gene encoding uncharacterized protein LOC142543175 isoform X3; protein product: MLSVGEGYQLYQQKLGKMEGLRPCSKKRQREEASHDEERGPLTPQIPVEFVSQKPKVSFILDNAGIKKAFIRKKWVVTNGIDDEAALRRQNKNPDEYMSQTVHVVLKAILDSPLNKYGLVGAIYVKIANGSLFVVKPHVRIPRTLARFSGLMLELLEKSRIHTSDTHETLMRVIEEPLIRHLPANSRIVGISTRSPKLVDVASFVNATSDETHLVFVFGMSTSGEISQPHTADVISVTDYPVDAATCIDMICGACEEKWNCF
- the LOC142543175 gene encoding uncharacterized protein LOC142543175 isoform X4, coding for MEGLRPCSKKRQREEASHDEERGPLTPQIPVEFVSQKPKVSFILDNAGIKKAFIRKKWVVTNGIDDEAALRRQNKNPDEYMSQTVHVVLKAILDSPLNKYGLVGAIYVKIANGSLFVVKPHVRIPRTLARFSGLMLELLEKSRIHTSDTHETLMRVIEEPLIRHLPANSRIVGISTRSPKLVDVASFVNATSDETHLVFVFGMSTSGEISQPHTADVISVTDYPVDAATCIDMICGACEEKWNCF
- the LOC142543175 gene encoding ribosomal RNA small subunit methyltransferase NEP1-like isoform X5, producing the protein MLSLQVGEGYQLYQQKLGKMEGLRPCSKKRQREEASHDEERGPLTPQIPVEFVSQKPKVSFILDNAGIKKAFIRKVLKAILDSPLNKYGLVGAIYVKIANGSLFVVKPHVRIPRTLARFSGLMLELLEKSRIHTSDTHETLMRVIEEPLIRHLPANSRIVGISTRSPKLVDVASFVNATSDETHLVFVFGMSTSGEISQPHTADVISVTDYPVDAATCIDMICGACEEKWNCF
- the LOC142543175 gene encoding uncharacterized protein LOC142543175 isoform X2, which produces MLSLQVGEGYQLYQQKLGKMEGLRPCSKKRQREEASHDEERGPLTPQIPVEFVSQKPKVSFILDNAGIKKAFIRKKWVVTNGIDDEAALRRQNKNPDEYMSQTVHVVLKAILDSPLNKYGLVGAIYVKIANGSLFVVKPHVRIPRTLARFSGLMLELLEKSRIHTSDTHETLMRVIEEPLIRHLPANSRIVGISTRSPKLVDVASFVNATSDETHLVFFGMSTSGEISQPHTADVISVTDYPVDAATCIDMICGACEEKWNCF
- the LOC142543175 gene encoding uncharacterized protein LOC142543175 isoform X1, which gives rise to MLSLQVGEGYQLYQQKLGKMEGLRPCSKKRQREEASHDEERGPLTPQIPVEFVSQKPKVSFILDNAGIKKAFIRKKWVVTNGIDDEAALRRQNKNPDEYMSQTVHVVLKAILDSPLNKYGLVGAIYVKIANGSLFVVKPHVRIPRTLARFSGLMLELLEKSRIHTSDTHETLMRVIEEPLIRHLPANSRIVGISTRSPKLVDVASFVNATSDETHLVFVFGMSTSGEISQPHTADVISVTDYPVDAATCIDMICGACEEKWNCF